The nucleotide window CCCGTACTAACCAAAGACGCGGGTTTCAAGCCATTTCGGGAGTTTCGCGGCGGGGACGCGCTGAGATCTTCCGCGTGGTCTTACTATCGCTTCGATCAGGCTGACTACGCAGCTAAAACGGGGCCGAAGGGTATCTGCCAGGGATGGATTCGTCTTGCGTTGAGCAGGCTCGACGATTCCGAAACTGCGGACTTGACCGATGCGGTGCGGCACATACAAGGCGATGTGAACCATCGCGGCAGCTTTATTTCCGAAGACACGATTACGCGCGCCCGCAACCTGCAAAAATCTGCCGCACCGCTGCAACTGCGCAACTACCGTCCGGCGTCCTCGCTGCAGATGAGCGGAACGCGTGGGTCGCACGTTCGCCAGCTGTTCGAATCCGCACGCCAGAATCTGAGCGAAGGAGGCGTCGCGCATATCGGATTGGGTTTGAATCCGCGGGGCACGGATACGGGTACGACGGGACACGTATTGATGTTGCAGCGGCTGCCCCGCGGGCAGTTTGCCCTGTTTGATCCGAATAACGGTGTGATCACCTATTCGAGCCGACGCAATATGGAAGCGGGGCTGCGCCGATATCTCGACGAAGCCTTCCAGGACACGGGCATGCAGCTTACGCCGGATTTCGTGCAGTACTACGCACGTTCGCTGCCGGCACCCGGCACAACGGTTTCGCAGACGCCGGTAGAGGCGCCCGATCGGCCTCAGGCTCGGCCTGAACCCCCGCTCACCGCGTCCGCACAACCCGAATCTCGGGCCCGCGATGCACTCGAAATGCATGCGGACCAGTCGAACAGCCTGTCGAGCGGCATGTTGGCGGGAGCGGCCGGTCAACCGGACGCAATGTCGGGAATGGACCGCGGCCTTGCGACCGTTGCGTTGCGCGATATGTCGCAGGGGCATTCGTCGAATCTGACCGATGCAACGGAAAACATCAGACGCAGGCTGACGGACCCGGCGCGAAGAGCGGTAACGCTCGATGAAGTTTCCGATATGCAGCACAGCAATGGCAACGGCATTGTCGAGCCCTTGCCCGGTTATACGAGGCGCCGGGGCTCGGTCGGTATATTGGCCGCTGCAAATGTGGTCGCCGACCTGCGACAGCATTTCGGCAGCCTGCACGCGACCGACAATACGGGCACCGGATATCCGACGGAACTGGCCGTGATCAATCTCGCAATGCGCCCAGGCGTTGGCGGCGGTGCGACCGGCACGCGGGCCGATGGCGTACCGGTCGTCGTGCAGCGGATGCGCCAGATGGACGATTTCGAGGGCGATAGCTACGAGCTCTACGAACCGGGCTCGGGCGTCTACCGCTATCGCAGCTTCGGCGAAATGGCGGACGCGCTGCGTGGCGTCTTCGATGTCGGCTTCTCCGAGCTGGGCGGCGTCGATCATGCGGACACGACTTACTACGCGAATCTGGCGACGCCGATGGCCGCGGCCGGCGGTTCGCCACCGGAGAGCGCGTCCTCCGCGTTTGCGAATTTCGATCTTGGTGAACTCGAGCGGAGGCTCGGCATCATCGACGCGCGTCCAGGCGTGACGCCAAGGCCGGATCTGCCGCCGCCACCGGTCGTGATCGAGCCGAGAGCGGACCTGAAACGTTGGGCTTCGACGCCGATGGTGCTAAAGCCGGACGGATTGTTCCGGCCGTCGACGATGTCGCCTGCGCAGCTCAAGGCGCATGGCGGCTTCGATAGCGAGAAGACACGCGTCAACGACATCGATCTTGGCGTACACAATCTCGATATCGCGTCGAATCCGCATCTTGTCGACAGCGCCGGATATCTCGGCACGTTCCGCAAGGAGAAGACCGCGCTCGAACGGATGCCGGGCACCGCTGCAAACGGCTATATCTATTTCGTGGCGCCGACGCCGAACATGGTGGACGTTGCGGGGAGTCTCGGCCATCAGATGCACGCGCCGTGGGATGGCGAAGTCGCGGCGATGGGATGGATCGACTATCCGCAAATCCGCGGATGGCGCGAGGTCAAGGATGGCGTGCCGGGCAAATACGTCGCTAACCCCGACTACCGATGGGACGTCTATGACCAGACCAGCATGGCCGGCGCACAGCCGCAATTGTCGCGTTTGCCGATCGATAACAACATCTGGAATCAAACGGGCTTCAACGCGTTCGTATCGGGTGGCGGCGCGGGCGGCGAGCCAAGGAAATTCAACGAGAATCCGAATGTCGCCCACGTGCTCTTCTACGATGCCGCGTGGGAAAAGGTCCGCGAACTGAACCGCCGCCAGGCGGCGGGTCTCGATTACCGCGGGCCGTTGCGTCTGCATGCATACGGTAGCGCCGACGCATCGAAAACCGGTATCTACATCGATCCGGATAACAAGGTGCAAGTCAACACGATGTACTCGCCGTCGTCGACGGCCGAAGGTACCCGCCACGATTTCAGCTTTGCCGACGACGGCCGCTTTCATTTGCGCGACGACTACAACAAGGTTCTGCGCGTCGGCTCCGACGGCTATCTCGAGCTGGGTGATGCACCGTCCGACCCGGCCTCGCTGAACGGCGTATTCGAATACGACGGAAAACACCTGATTCACCAGGAAGATATGAAATTGCTGACGACCGGTTTGTCGGCGTTCACGCCGTTCGTCGATAGCGAAAACCATGGCGCGCGCAGCGAATGGCATTTGCGCGCGCCGGACGGAAAAGACGTCAATCCGCCTCGCGTCAACGTCCATACGTTTCGCAATCATGCAAGCGGTAGCCCGCAACAGCTTCACGCGTTTTACATGGACCCGGACACTGCCTTGCCGACAGGCGCGACGCGCTTCATTACCCGGATACCCGATAACCCGTTCACCGGCAGGTTCCTCGATAACGTCGACCGGATCACGCCCGAGATAGCACGCGACACGGCGTCATGGTTGCGCAAGAGAAACGCGGCATTGCTGTTCGACGATGGCTTTTACGCGACATCGAACCGCCCCGATGTCATGGAAGTGCGCAGGCTCGACGGAATACCGGTATGGCAAGCCGAAGGCGTCGACGTCGATCCGGATCACATCAGCCCGGTGCAATACAAGACACTGCTGCCGCTATCGTCGAGTTACCGGATGCCGGATGAAACCAGGCGTCTCGTCGAGGCGCGGGAGCAGCGGCGCGATCGTGTGGCTTCCATGCTGACGCCGGCGCCAACGGTCGCTGCGCAACGCTCGATTTGAACCGGTCGTTCAAATGAGTTTTTACTTGCGGCATGGTTGACCCTTTAGCGCCGGAAAGAGATCATTGCGCATAGACTGCTTCGTTAAAGGAATGACATGAAAACGCGCTCCGGGAATCAATCTCTTTTAAAGATGCTAAGCATCTCGAAACCGATTATTCAGGCGCCCATGGCCGGTGTCAGTACGCCGGCATTGGCGGCGGCCGTATCGAATGCAGGCGGTTTGGGGTCGCTCGGCGTGGGCGCGATGAAAGCCGATGCAGCGCGCGAGGCGATCAGGCAAACACGAGCGCGTACGCAAGCGCCGTTCAACGTCAACGTCTTTACGCATGAACCGGCGGTGGGCAATGCGACGGTCGAGAAAGCCTGGCTAGACTGGCTCGCACCGTACTTCAGCAACTACGGAGCGAACGCGCCCGAGCAGCTCGGCGAGATCTACACGAGCTTCGTGGAAGATCAGGCGATGCTCGAGGTCTTTCTCGAAGAGAAGCCCGCTGTCGTGAGTTTTCACTTCGGGTTGCCGTCGGGCAGGATTATCAGCGCGCTAAAAGACGCCGGCATAGTTCTGTTTGCATCGGCGACCAATCTGAGCGAGGCGTGCGCGGCCGTCAATGCAGGCGTCGATGCACTGGTCGCGCAAGGTGTCGAAGCGGGCGGCCATCGCGGCATGTTCAACCCCGGCGAGTTCGACGAAGCGCTCGGCACATTCGCGCTCACGCGTCTGCTGGTGGAGAAATTCGATCTGCCCATCATCGCCGCAGGCGGCATCATGGATGGCGCGGGCATTGCGGCTGCGCTGGCGCTCGGCGCGCAGGCGGCGCAACTCGGCACCGCTTTCGTGGCGAGCCCCGAAACCTCGATCGATAGCGGCTATCGCGCCGCGCTTCTCAGCGAGCAGGCGCAACACACCGTGCTGACGTCGGCAATTTCCGGCCGGCCGGCACGCAGCATGATGAACCGCTTCACCGAGCTGGGTCTCGACGCGAACGCGCCGGCGACGCCTCGGTATCCGATCGCCTACGATGCCGGCAAGGCGCTGCACGCCGCGGCGAAGGCGAAAGGCGACTTCGGTTACGGCGCACATTGGGCCGGCCAGGCCGCGGCGCTTGCACGCTCGCTGCCGGCCGCGGAACTGATGGCCGTGCTCGACGCGGAGCTCAAGGACGCGATTCGCGGGTTGCAGCAGTACGGCGGTTGAGGCCTGGCGCTTTTGCAGTCGCAACGAGGAAAGTAAACGAAAGGCTCGATCGAAGGCAGCGCGTCAAGGCGCTCGAGGCGCCTTGACGGTGCCCTTCATAGGGGCTTGACGCCTTGAGCGCTGCTCACGCAGATTTCGCTTTCTTGAGCGCGCGGAATTCGTCTACAGGCAAACCGCCCCAGCCCCAGTTTTCTTTTTCGACTTCCTGAATCACGACAAACGTGGCTTCCATCGGTTTGTTCAGCACGTTCAGCAGCACTTCGCTGACGCCCTTGATCAGCCTCGCTTTTTCTTCGGCCGTGACGGCGTCTTTGCCGGGCGCCGATCCTTCGCGGGTTACCTGAATGGTCACGATAGGCATGGATATCTCCGTGATATGACGCATGACATGCATAGATGCGCACAAACAGGCGCCGTTGCCGGCGCCCTGCTTGCGACGTGTCCAAGCCGTCGCCTGACTGACTGTTCAATGGCCCGCGCTCTGGCCGCCATCGACGTGCAGGATCTCGCCGGTGACGAACGGCGCGTTGTCGAGGTACAGCACCGCGTTGACGATATCACTCATTTCGCCCATATGGCCAAGCGGATGCAGCGCACCGAGCGCGTCGTGCGTTTCCACTGCGTGCATCGGCGACTTGATGATGCCGGGCGACACTGCGTTGACGCGAATGCCGGTCTTCGCATATTCGATGGCGAGCGACTTCGTGGCGGCGTTCAGGCCGCCCTTGGTCAGCGAGGCGAGCACGGACGGCACGCCCGACACCGCATGGTCGGCAAGCGACGTCGTGATCTGAACGACGTGGCCGCTTTTGTTCTTTTCCATCTGCTCGATCGCGAATTGCGTGACATGGAAGAAGCCGCTCACGTTGACGTTCAGGACCGCCGCGTAATCTTCAGTCGTATATTGGGTGAACGGTTTCGCGATGAAGATGCCCGCGTTATTGACGAGCGTGTCGATGCGCCCGAAGTTGGAGATCGCCGCATCGATCACGCGCTTTGCGACCTCGCGATCGCCGATGTCGCCGGCAATCGTCACGATGCCGGGATCGTCGGAGGGCCTGATCGATCGTGCCGTTGCGACAACGGCGTAGCCTTGCTCGCGGAAACCCTTGACGATTTCAGCACCGATGCCTTGCGATGCACCTGTGACGACTGCGACTTTCTTCGGGTTGCTCATGATGTACCTCGTGAAGTTGATTGATCTGCATCGAGCCAGCGGCATCGATTGATTGACAGAGTAGGTAATGTCGTGAGGTTTGCGCATACCCGCGATGAACAAAGAGACTTAACTTCACGGAACAAATGGATGTCGAATGGTGCTCGGAAATCGCATCAAATGCCGGGAGGCCTGCAAACAGGCGTTCAGAAGGGGTGCCGCGACGGATCGAGCCAACGCGGCGCATTATTGATTCCGTGTAACAACGCTTATTACATGCGGACACGCATGCGAGGGCTATGGGCTTACACTGCAGGCGGGGCGAAACTGAGGCAGCATTTCGCGGCGACATCAAGCCGTGAATTTCTCGAACAAGTGCACTAAGAACCGAAGGCGTCTGTATGGACACGCTCCGCAATATGAAGATCTTCGTCGAGGTTGCAGAAGCGGGTAGCTTCACGGCAGCGGCCCAGCAACTCGACACGACAACGGGCTATGTGTCGAGATCGGTCTCCGAACTGGAGGCGCATCTGCGCACGCGCTTGCTGAATCGCACGACGCGACGAATCGCGCTGACCGAGGCCGGCGAGCGCTATCTAAGCAGGTGCCTCGCGATTCTGGAGTCCGTGACGCAGGCGGAACTCGAAGCGTCGGAAGCGCATGCGAGGCCCGCCGGCACGTTAAAGGTGCATGCGATGTCGAGCATCGGGCAAAACTATGTCGTGCCCGCGGTTGCTGCGTTTCAGGAGCGCTTTCCCGCGGTAACCGTGGATCTCGTGCTGTCGCAGAATGTGCCCGATCTGCTCGAAGACGGGTTCGACGTCGCGCTGCGCGTCTCGCCCGGTGCGCTGCCCGATTCGAACTACATCTCGCATCAGTTGGGAACGGTGCGCAGCGTGCTGTGCGCGTCGCCGTCGTACCTCGACGTGCATGGCGTGCCGGAATCGGTCGAAGACCTGTCGCATCACATGTGTTTGCAGGTCGCGATACCGATCTTTCCGGCGGACCGCTGGACCCTGATCGGCCCCGACGGGGCGCGCGAATTTCCTCTGCCGAATACGCGTTTCAGGGTGAATTTGCCGGATGCGATGGCCGCAGCGCTTCATGAGGGGATGGGCATCGGCGCACTGCCGGCGCTGACGGTGCGCTCGGCGTTTCGTCATCGAACGCTGGTGCGTGTGCTGCCGGAATACTATCTGCAGGAACTCAATATCTATGTCGTCTATGCGTCGCGTCAGTATCTCGACGCGAAGATCAAGGCATGGGTCGAGTTCGCGAAGGAATGGATTGCCGATGCGTTGCAGGAGGACTCGGTTGCGTTCAGGAAGCCCGCGCAAGCGGGCAAGCCGGACGAGGGTTGAGTCGTTCGCTCGCGCCGTCGCGTCGCTTGCATCGCGAATGCCGTGAATCGCGTCGGTTACTTGCAGGCCAGAGCGGCAGCCGCGATCAGCGCGGCACCCGCGGCCATCAGCGGCTGTTCGAACGAATGCGTGCGCGCGAACAGCGCGGTCGATACGAGCGGCCCGAGAATCTGTCCGACGCCGTACGCCGCCGTCATCGTCGCCATGATGTTGAAACGCACCGTCGAGGCGATTTGCCTTGCGACCGGCATGGCGATCGTGACAGTGCCGACGAAGGTGCCGCCTACCAGCAACGCGCTCGCCAGAAACGTCGTCGCGGATTCGGCGAACACCGGCAGCATCACGCCGGCCGCCTGTACGAGCAGGTTCAATGCCATCGAGCGGCGGCTGCCGAATCTGTGATTGAGCCAATGCCACAAGAAGCACGAGGGCACCGCGCCGAGGCCGAATGCGGCCCAGATATGAACGGGGTTGATGCCGGGCACCGCGTTTTTGACGAGCAGGGGCAGATACGTGGCGGTCACGATATAGCCGAAGCCCGCGAGGCCATACAGGGCGACGAGCACATACGCGTTGGGCGCTGAACGTTGGTGTGCGCCGTTTCTCGCGCCGGCGTCGGCGATCGCCTTTGCCTCTCGATCGTTCCCGGATTCCGCGTCTTCTGCGTCGGCGTTTTCGCCTTTGTCTTCGTCTTGGTCTTCGTCGCGGCGCGCCCCGAGGCGCGGCCATGCCATCGCGGACAGCAACAGCGTCGCCGCAGCGAGCAATGCCCACAGCGCAGCGCTATTGAAGTGCTCCGCCGCGCCGATCGCAATGATTTCCGCGGAGACGACAATGCCGAGTCCAACGCCCGCAAACAGCACCGGCGCACCGTGATGGTGACCGACCACATGCAGCAGCCAGATCGAAGCGGCGACGAGCGAGACCGCGCTGACGACCCCGGCAATGAATCTCACCGCGGCGATCAGAGACGGTGAGAGGGGCAGCGAAAGCACAGCGAGACATGCAATCGTGCCGATCATCGACAACTGGCACAGCCGGGCCGCATGTCCATGCTTGAAGCGGCTCATCAAAATTGCGCCGAGCAGATAGCCCGCGTAATTCGCCGACGCCGCAACCGAGCCCGCCGTCACGTCGATCACTCCATCGCGAACCATCAGCGGGTACATGCCGGTAAACGAAAAGCGGCCGAAGCCCATGCCTATTGCGAGCACCAGTGCGCCGGCGACGGCTTCGAGCGTACGTGCGCCGCGCGCACGACCCATTGTGTTTTCCATCGGAATGCCTTTGTCGAGTGTGGCCCGGAAGAGTCCGCCCTTGTGCGGCGCGACTGCGTGCGCAAGCTGGCGCGCGCGGCTAGCGCAGCAACAGCGCGTGATCGAGCGAACTAGCACTCTAAGAGGCGCGGCATCATTGAAACAGTCTGTTTGGGGTAAACGGATTGTTTACTGGACGAGCGTAGCCGGCGTTTTTCGTTGGGCGCAAAGAATGGCGACATGTCATGTAAGCGGCACCTGAAGCGCTTACCGATCGCGGTACGGCATTCGGGCGCGCGCCAAAGTGTGGCTTGAATGCGCGGCTGAAATGGGCCGCGTCTGTGGATCGCCAGCGGTTTGTTCGAAAGATGCCGGAAGACGTGCCGGCGAAAGAGAAATTTACAGCGAAAATAATTTTATTAGGATTGCAAGTCAGCTGCGTTACGACTTGCTGATTAAAAAATTAATCTTCATTTTAATTTTACCGATGTCGAAAAAATGATAGGAATTTTTCTAAAGTGCTGTTTACGAATTAAAAAGAAAAAGTAACTTGCCGGTCACGTAATGTGAATAGACTCGCGCGGTTTTTCCTGAAACTGGATTAGTAAACCCCGGAGTCGTTCACACATGCGTTTATACACAAATCGTTTGTCGCTGCACGCAGCGCTCGTATCAGGCGTTTTACTGCTCGCCGCCTGCGGCGGCGGCGATGACAATAGCAGCAGCACGAATGCGTCGGCACCGCCGGCACCGCCGGACCCGAGTTTCGTCGATAGCGCGCCGATTCCCGACGTGCCCGCATTCGTCGATAACATCGCGACCAATCAGCGCGGCGACGCGCGCTTCGCTACGGTAGCCACGAATGCGGGTGTGCGTCTTGTCTCGCGTTTTCTCGATCTCTGGATGCCGCTAACGCCGATCGTGGACGCGGGCGTTTCCGCGCCGGCCGTGGGATCGTTCCCGGCCATCGTGCCATCCACCTGGACCGGCCTGCCGAACGACGGCACGCCCGGCGGCACGATCCTCAATGCTGCCGTGCTGGCCCAGAACATCCAGTTCGCGAGCGACGAGACGACGAACCGCACGCAGGCCCAGGCCGACGCAGCCTATTTCGACGACCGGCGCGGCAAAGGCTTTAGCGTAACCGACGGCATGGGGCCGCTTACCGACGCCTGGCGTGCCGCGGCCCAACAAACGACGTCGATCACGAGCATTCCCGCGAATGCGACGACCGTGCTGTTCAACGACACGGGGAACAATATCGGCGTCGGCGGCAGCGCGAATTCGACCTTCGGGCACGTGGTGGACCTGCTGTCGGCGATGGGCAATAACGCGTCGACGGAGCCGGCGAAGCGCTTTTACAAGTACGCACGGCCATACCGGTGGAGCACGAGTGTGATCGTCGATCCGACGCTGGTGCCGGCCGAAAGCACGGACCCGACCACCGACGGCGGTTATATCAGCGGCCACGAAGCGGAAGCGATGCGCGACGCGTTGACGATGGCTTACTGTGTGCCCGAGCGCGGCTCCGAGATGATCGCGCGCGGGCTCGAGCTGGGCGAGAACCGCATTCTTGCCGGCATGCATTCGCCGCTCGATGTGATGGCGGGACGCATGTTTGCGATCGCGGCGGCCGTCGCCAATCTGAACGATCCGGCAAACGCTACTCTGAAGTCCGAAGCATTCCAGCAGGCGCATACGGCATTGGAAGCAGCGACGAATACGACACCCGCCAACTTCCTTGCGTTCGCGCATTCGGGAACGCTCGCTACCGACCGGTTCGCCGACTATGCGACGAACAAGGCCGACGAGATCAGACGCATGACGTTCGGCTTCGCGCAGATCGAATCGACCGACGCGGCGCCTGTGGTGCCGAAGGGCGCGGAGGTGCTGCTCGAAACGCGCTACCCGTATCTGAGCGCGGACCAGCGTCGCGTGGTGATCAAGACCACTGAATTTCCGTCCGGTTTCCCGGTGATGGACGATCCGGAAGGATACGGACGCATCGACGCGTTCGCTGCGTTCAACGGCTATGGCCAGTTCAACGGCAGCGTCGTGATTTCGATGGATGCGACGCAAGGCGGGTTCAGTGCGAACGATACCTGGCGCAATGACATCACGGGCGCCGGCAAGCTGACGCTCAATGGCACGGGCACGCTGCAGCTTGCCGGCAATAACGGCTATTCGGGCGGCACGCAGGTGTCGGGCGGTGCGATCGAGGCGGATTCGGCAACGGCGTTCGGTACCGGCGATGTGTATGTCGGCGCGGGCTCGGCGATTGTCAGCGCGAGCGCGCCGGTGAAAGTGGGCGGCAAGTTCACGATGTTGCCGGGCACGACGCTCGAGATGGATGTCGATGGCTCGGGCGGCGGGCAACTCAATGTGGGCGGCCAACTGACGTTTGCGGGCAGCACGCTGCATGTGAAGTTCGCGAACGGCTTCACGCCGAAGGCGGGCGATACGATCGAGCTGATTAGCGGCGGTGTCGGCAACCAGCACTTCTCGACAGTGACGGTGGACGGGTTCAATGCGTCGGCGGTCTATTCGAACGGCACGGTATCGATCCGTATCAATTCGTAAAGGCTTATGCGCATACCGCGCGAGTAACGCGCGGGTACGGCCGGCAACGGCCATGGCGGGCGACGAGCGACTGCATCGCAAGCGATTTACAATGCGGGACGTCCTTCGTCTCCCCGTCATAGTCGATGAGCCAATTCAAAGCCGTTGCACTCGAGCATGCAAGCCGCCTGATCAATCATGGGCCGACCGTGCTCGTCACCAGCAGCGACGGCGTGCGGCGCAATATCATGGCCGCCGCCTGGTCGATGCCTGTCGAATTCACGCCGCCGCGTATCGCGATCGTTATCGACAAGAGCACGTATACGCGCGAGCTTGTCCTGGCGAGCGGCACGTTCGGCGTGTGCATACCGGGCGTCGCCGCGGCCGATCTGACGTATGCGGTCGGTTCGTCGAGCGGGCGCGGCAGGGACAAGTTCGCCGAATACGGCATCGAGCCGATCGCAGGCCCGGTGCTGGAGTTGCCGCTCGTGGAGACGAACTGCGCAGCGTGGCTCGAATGCAGGCTGATTCGCGAGCCGCATACCGAAGAGGCTTACGATACTTGCTTCGGTGAAGTGGTGTCGGCAGCGTCCGACCCGCGCGTGTTCGACAACGGGCACTGGATATTCGATTCATCGAACGAGTCGTTGCATACCCTTCATCATCTGGGCGCCGGAAATTTCGCGAGCGCGTCGAACATACTGCGCGCGAGACCGCTTCCATAAGTTTTATCCGCCGCCATTCCGCCTTTCCCGTTGCGTCATTTCGCACGTCGTTGCGGGCCGCATTGAACACCGCATCAGGGTCCATGCAAGACTTTCGAGGTCCGGGTACGCAGATCGGTCGGTAGACCCATGAGCGCACCGGGCGCCGTTTTTATGCAACCGCAACGGGAACGGACCTATGAATACGCCAATTTCGTGCCATCGTCGTACCGTCAACGGGATCAAGCTGCACTACACGCTTGCAGGCGATGGCCCTCCGGTCGTGCTGCTGCACGGCTTTCCCGAAACGTCGCATACATGGCGGCGGCAGATACCGGTACTGAGCCGCCACTATCAGTTGATCGTGCCGGACCTGAGAGGCTATGGCGCCTCCGATAAGCCGGTGAGCGGCTACGACAAGCGCACGATGGCGAACGACATCAAGGAACTGCTCGCGACGCTCGGCATATCCCGTGCCGCGGTGATCGGGCATGACCGCGGCGCGCGCGTCGCGACGCGGCTCGTGAAAGATCATCCGTCGCTGGTCGCGCGCTTTGCGGCGCTCGACAATATTCCGACGCGCATGATTTTCGAGCGCATGAATGCCGATTTTGCGCAAGCGGGCTGGTTCTTTTTCTTCAACGGCGTGCGCGATCTGCCCGAAGCACTCGTGCAAGGGCGCGAAGAAGTGTGGCTGCGCCATATTTTCACATCGTGGCTCTATGACATCAGCGCGATCAGCGATACGGACATCGAAATCTATCGCCGCGCGTATGCGGCGCCCGGCGGTTTGCGCGGCGCATTCGAGGACTACCGCGCATGGCGGCAGGATTTCGAGCAGGACAAGCAGGATGCGAACGTGAAAATATCGGTGCCGACACTTGCGCTATGGGGTGCCGAGTTCGACGGGGCGAAATTCGTCGATATGCGCGAACTCTGGCACGAGATGGCCTCGGACCTTACATGCGCGCCGATCGCGCTAGCAGGCCACTTTCCACACGAAGAGCGGCCGATCGAAACGAATGAAGCGCTGCTTGCTTTTCTGCGCGACTGGAAGGGGTGACGTCGAGCTATGAAATCGTATTGTTGGCTTAATGTAGGGTAGATGATGTACCCATACGGAATGAAAGCGTTTATCGCGCGAATAGCGCGAAACAAGGCGCTTTTATCGCGAGAATGCGCCACGCCTTCGTGCCTTAAGCTTCAAGCGTGGGGCCATATCGGCTTCCCTAGCGGCTTCCTCGTGGCCTTGCATCATGCACGCAGCGGCCGCGGCGCATTCAAATCGACGACCATGGCCACACTTCCGACTGGCGAGCCGCGCCAGGAGCAGCAAACGCAATCGCAGCGGCAGCATGTCCAGCAACATCATACCTGGCCAGACGCGCCTCGTCCCGAGGGCCCCTACGCCGAGGCGCTAGCGAAGGTGAAGCCGCTTATCGATGCAAACGCGCCGATGAGCGACGCGAGTCTGGTTCAGGCGCTCAATATTGCCGCGATCAGTTCGCTTGGCCTCAAGCAGCCGGAGGACGCCGAACGCTACTGGCGCCGCGCGATCGACGTGCAGCCCGATTTTGTCGAGGCGTATAACAGCCTCGGCATTCTGTTTAAAGGAATGGGGCGGCTCGAAGAGGCGGAGTCGATTTACCGGCAGTTGCTCTGCGTGCGTCCCGACTATGTGGAAGGGCACAACAACCTCGGCGCGGTGCTGTTCGATCTGAACCGCCTGCCCGACGCGGAAGCCGCGTATCG belongs to Paraburkholderia sp. SOS3 and includes:
- a CDS encoding enterotoxin A family protein; this translates as MSRLDDSETADLTDAVRHIQGDVNHRGSFISEDTITRARNLQKSAAPLQLRNYRPASSLQMSGTRGSHVRQLFESARQNLSEGGVAHIGLGLNPRGTDTGTTGHVLMLQRLPRGQFALFDPNNGVITYSSRRNMEAGLRRYLDEAFQDTGMQLTPDFVQYYARSLPAPGTTVSQTPVEAPDRPQARPEPPLTASAQPESRARDALEMHADQSNSLSSGMLAGAAGQPDAMSGMDRGLATVALRDMSQGHSSNLTDATENIRRRLTDPARRAVTLDEVSDMQHSNGNGIVEPLPGYTRRRGSVGILAAANVVADLRQHFGSLHATDNTGTGYPTELAVINLAMRPGVGGGATGTRADGVPVVVQRMRQMDDFEGDSYELYEPGSGVYRYRSFGEMADALRGVFDVGFSELGGVDHADTTYYANLATPMAAAGGSPPESASSAFANFDLGELERRLGIIDARPGVTPRPDLPPPPVVIEPRADLKRWASTPMVLKPDGLFRPSTMSPAQLKAHGGFDSEKTRVNDIDLGVHNLDIASNPHLVDSAGYLGTFRKEKTALERMPGTAANGYIYFVAPTPNMVDVAGSLGHQMHAPWDGEVAAMGWIDYPQIRGWREVKDGVPGKYVANPDYRWDVYDQTSMAGAQPQLSRLPIDNNIWNQTGFNAFVSGGGAGGEPRKFNENPNVAHVLFYDAAWEKVRELNRRQAAGLDYRGPLRLHAYGSADASKTGIYIDPDNKVQVNTMYSPSSTAEGTRHDFSFADDGRFHLRDDYNKVLRVGSDGYLELGDAPSDPASLNGVFEYDGKHLIHQEDMKLLTTGLSAFTPFVDSENHGARSEWHLRAPDGKDVNPPRVNVHTFRNHASGSPQQLHAFYMDPDTALPTGATRFITRIPDNPFTGRFLDNVDRITPEIARDTASWLRKRNAALLFDDGFYATSNRPDVMEVRRLDGIPVWQAEGVDVDPDHISPVQYKTLLPLSSSYRMPDETRRLVEAREQRRDRVASMLTPAPTVAAQRSI
- a CDS encoding YbfB/YjiJ family MFS transporter; the protein is MENTMGRARGARTLEAVAGALVLAIGMGFGRFSFTGMYPLMVRDGVIDVTAGSVAASANYAGYLLGAILMSRFKHGHAARLCQLSMIGTIACLAVLSLPLSPSLIAAVRFIAGVVSAVSLVAASIWLLHVVGHHHGAPVLFAGVGLGIVVSAEIIAIGAAEHFNSAALWALLAAATLLLSAMAWPRLGARRDEDQDEDKGENADAEDAESGNDREAKAIADAGARNGAHQRSAPNAYVLVALYGLAGFGYIVTATYLPLLVKNAVPGINPVHIWAAFGLGAVPSCFLWHWLNHRFGSRRSMALNLLVQAAGVMLPVFAESATTFLASALLVGGTFVGTVTIAMPVARQIASTVRFNIMATMTAAYGVGQILGPLVSTALFARTHSFEQPLMAAGAALIAAAALACK
- a CDS encoding LysR family transcriptional regulator encodes the protein MDTLRNMKIFVEVAEAGSFTAAAQQLDTTTGYVSRSVSELEAHLRTRLLNRTTRRIALTEAGERYLSRCLAILESVTQAELEASEAHARPAGTLKVHAMSSIGQNYVVPAVAAFQERFPAVTVDLVLSQNVPDLLEDGFDVALRVSPGALPDSNYISHQLGTVRSVLCASPSYLDVHGVPESVEDLSHHMCLQVAIPIFPADRWTLIGPDGAREFPLPNTRFRVNLPDAMAAALHEGMGIGALPALTVRSAFRHRTLVRVLPEYYLQELNIYVVYASRQYLDAKIKAWVEFAKEWIADALQEDSVAFRKPAQAGKPDEG
- a CDS encoding NAD(P)H-dependent flavin oxidoreductase, whose product is MKTRSGNQSLLKMLSISKPIIQAPMAGVSTPALAAAVSNAGGLGSLGVGAMKADAAREAIRQTRARTQAPFNVNVFTHEPAVGNATVEKAWLDWLAPYFSNYGANAPEQLGEIYTSFVEDQAMLEVFLEEKPAVVSFHFGLPSGRIISALKDAGIVLFASATNLSEACAAVNAGVDALVAQGVEAGGHRGMFNPGEFDEALGTFALTRLLVEKFDLPIIAAGGIMDGAGIAAALALGAQAAQLGTAFVASPETSIDSGYRAALLSEQAQHTVLTSAISGRPARSMMNRFTELGLDANAPATPRYPIAYDAGKALHAAAKAKGDFGYGAHWAGQAAALARSLPAAELMAVLDAELKDAIRGLQQYGG
- a CDS encoding SDR family NAD(P)-dependent oxidoreductase gives rise to the protein MSNPKKVAVVTGASQGIGAEIVKGFREQGYAVVATARSIRPSDDPGIVTIAGDIGDREVAKRVIDAAISNFGRIDTLVNNAGIFIAKPFTQYTTEDYAAVLNVNVSGFFHVTQFAIEQMEKNKSGHVVQITTSLADHAVSGVPSVLASLTKGGLNAATKSLAIEYAKTGIRVNAVSPGIIKSPMHAVETHDALGALHPLGHMGEMSDIVNAVLYLDNAPFVTGEILHVDGGQSAGH
- a CDS encoding tautomerase family protein; translated protein: MPIVTIQVTREGSAPGKDAVTAEEKARLIKGVSEVLLNVLNKPMEATFVVIQEVEKENWGWGGLPVDEFRALKKAKSA